A DNA window from Etheostoma spectabile isolate EspeVRDwgs_2016 chromosome 22, UIUC_Espe_1.0, whole genome shotgun sequence contains the following coding sequences:
- the si:dkey-192l18.9 gene encoding F-box/LRR-repeat protein 7, which yields MGANNGKQYGSEGKGSSSISSDISSSTDHTPTKAPKNVATTEGLDSSTRTLSTPSPGLILPSKSSSFSSPALSSNGHETNSSSSSSAPAETVAVVHSQPGTHTRSRQSKSHHHAPIDLLPDHALLQIFSHLPTNQLCRCARVCRRWYNLAWDPRLWSTVRLTGELLHADRAIRVLTHRLCQDTPNVCLTLETVVVNGCKRLTDRGLHVVAQCCPELRHLEVAGCYNISNDAVFEVVSRCPGLEHLNLSGCSKVTCISLTQEASLQLSPLHGQQISIHYLDMTDCFSLEDEGLRTIASHCPRLTHLFLRRCTRLTDEALRHLALHCPSIKELSLSDCRLVGDFGLREVARLEGCLRYLSVAHCTRITDVGMRYVARYCPRLRYLNARGCEGLTDHGLSHLARSCPKLKSLDVGKCPLVSDSGLEQLAMYCQGLRRVSLRACESVTGRGLKALAANCCELQLLNVQDCEVSPEALRFVRRHCRRCVIEHTNPAFY from the exons GTTTAGACTCCAGCACTCGGACTCTGAGCACCCCCAGCCCCGGTCTTATTCTGCCATCCAAGTCCTCATCCTTCTCCTCGCCCGCCCTCTCCAGTAACGGCCATGAGAccaactcctcttcctcctcctctgcccccGCCGAGACCGTCGCCGTGGTCCACTCTCAACCTGGCACTCACACTCGTTCCCGCCAGTCCAAAAGCCACCACCACGCTCCCATTGACCTCCTCCCCGACCACGCCCTTCTGCAGATCTTCTCCCATCTCCCCACCAATCAGCTGTGCCGGTGTGCGCGCGTATGCCGCCGCTGGTACAACCTGGCATGGGACCCGAGGCTGTGGAGCACCGTCCGCCTAACAGGAGAGCTACTTCACGCTGACCGTGCCATCCGGGTCCTGACTCACCGGCTGTGCCAGGACACCCCGAACGTGTGTCTGACCCTAGAGACGGTGGTGGTGAATGGCTGCAAAAGGCTCACCGACCGTGGGCTGCATGTGGTGGCTCAGTGCTGCCCGGAGCTACGTCACCTGGAAGTCGCCGGCTGTTATAACATCTCCAATGATGCTGTGTTTGAGGTGGTGTCCCGCTGCCCTGGTTTGGAGCACCTGAACCTCTCAG gcTGCTCCAAGGTAACCTGCATCAGCCTCACCCAAGAGGCCTCCCTTCAGCTGTCCCCTCTGCACGGCCAGCAGATTTCCATCCACTACCTGGACATGACCGATTGTTTTTCCCTCGAGGATGAGGGCTTGCGGACTATCGCCTCCCACTGCCCCCGCCTGACACATCTGTTCTTACGCCGCTGCACCAGACTGACAGATGAAGCCTTGCGCCACCTGGCTCTCCACTGCCCTTCAATAAAGGAGCTTAGTCTCAGTGACTGCCGCTTGGTGGGGGACTTCGGCCTGCGTGAAGTCGCCCGCCTCGAGGGCTGCCTGCGCTACCTGAGTGTGGCCCACTGCACCCGCATAACTGATGTAGGCATGCGCTACGTGGCGCGCTACTGCCCAAGACTGCGCTACTTAAATGCGAGAGGTTGCGAGGGGCTGACAGACCACGGCCTGAGCCACTTGGCCAGGAGCTGCCCAAAACTCAAGTCCCTGGATGTGGGTAAGTGCCCGCTTGTGTCGGACAGCGGGCTGGAGCAGCTGGCTATGTACTGCCAAGGCCTGAGGCGAGTGAGTCTCAGAGCATGCGAGAGCGTGACAGGCCGAGGACTCAAAGCTCTGGCAGCCAACTGCTGCGAGCTGCAGCTTCTCAACGTGCAGGACTGCGAGGTGTCGCCAGAGGCTCTGCGGTTTGTTAGACGCCACTGTCGGCGCTGTGTCATTGAGCACACAAACCCCGCTTTCTACTGA
- the LOC116672059 gene encoding TNFAIP3-interacting protein 3 codes for MSRTQTHNDMSLHENTMDRVPGERSESTDSRQRHRLYPSLPNIDRYEVCVADPSTGDKRPTAAVYHTDRLLEATQSDAARSDVRMKAQILILEEQRQELLCINERWAKEYRTMLRYYKEKVQGLKASLQHERSEEEMCEGGKKTPCTRESKDKESTQTVDGLQKAEKEAKELRAQNTTLTRRGQHQHEEIIRLNKALDEALQTTQPLDVSSETLQVWKQQAEVYKEDFLKERKDRVKLKEKYLEQEKKFQKVYRELHVLKCQLTRTPPSALECTCTNRATNWEVRRINQHLIQLQRR; via the exons ATGTcgaggacccaaacacacaacGATATG tCACTACATGAAAACACAATGGACAGAGTGCCTGGGGAGAGATCAGAAAgcacagacagcagacagagacacagactgTATCCATCACTGCCCAACATAGACAG GTACGAGGTTTGTGTGGCGGACCCCTCCACCGGGGACAAGCGTCCCACAGCTGCAGTTTATCACACCGACCGTCTGCTGGAAGCCACCCAG TCGGACGCTGCCAGGAGTGACGTCCGAATGAAAGCACAGATACTTATCTTGGAGGAGCAAAGGCAGGAG cTTCTTTGCATTAATGAGAGATGGGCAAAAGAGTACCGCACCATGTTACGGTACTACAAAGAAAAG GTCCAAGGTTTAAAAGCATCCCTGCAACATGAGCGCTCTGAAGAGGAGATGtgtgaaggaggaaaaaagacacCTTGTACAAGAGAGTCAAAAGATAAAGAGAG CACACAGACTGTTGATGGGTtacaaaaagcagaaaaggaGGCAAAGGAGCTGCGAGCACAAAACACCACTTTGACCCGAAGAGGGCAGCATCAGCATGAGGAGATCATACGACTAAACAAG GCTCTAGATGAGGCACTCCAAACTACTCAGCCTCTTGATGTGAGCAGTGAAACACTACAGGTCTGGAAACAGCAG GCCGAAGTCTACAAGGAAGACTTTTTGAAGGAGCGGAAAGACAGGGTGAAGCTGAAGGAGAAGTATTTGGAACAAGAGAAGAAGTTTCAGAAAGTTTACCGTGAGCTACATGTCCTCAAATGTCAG TTGACTCGGACACCGCCGTCTGCACTTGAATGCACCTGCACAAATCGGGCAACAAACTGGGAGGTTCGCCGGATTAATCAGCACCTCATCCAGCTACAAAGACgttga